In Scatophagus argus isolate fScaArg1 chromosome 18, fScaArg1.pri, whole genome shotgun sequence, the DNA window ATGAATCTTTACATGACACATAATAACATAAAGTGTTAGTGTGCctgaatgatgtgtgtgtgtgtgtgtgtgtacccagtGCTGAGCAGGAGGTATGTGGCCGTCAGAGAGAGGAATATGCTGAGAAGTCGGTGGAAGAGACGTGTAGAGCTCAGCAATGGGACCACCATTGAGGATGCTGAGAAGCGAGACAGGAGAAGTGAGCTGGTTCTTAGAACTACAGGGTGTGACATTTTAACTGCAACTTCCTACTTTTATAAAGCAACCTAATGAGATAGGATACACGCAGCAGTAAAATGATTTGATGTATATCTTAAACATTTGAtacacatttaaacataaatgatgcataaatatgatgatgaaatgatgcTTGTGCTCGCTCACACCCACCCACCTAATGTGGTCCAGCTGATGATCTGATTAAGGAGCGGCAGGccctgtttctgctgcaggctGGAGTGTGTGATGGAcggcacgcacgcacacactgccACATGGAGCATCTGTTGAGTTTGACAGGTTCcaatttatttttagaaactgCAGTgaccccctcccacacacacacacacacacacggacacacacacggacacacacggacacacacaatgacatcaCCTGCGTGACAAACTGCTGTCTGTCACTACGCTGAAGTGGTGCTCTCTGTCGTGATGACCACAGATAACAGGCTGAAGTGAGGAGAGTGAGTAGACCAGCGCCGGCACTGAGCAAACAAACGACATGTGTTGCCTGATTATTACAGACATTGTTAAAGCACACAGCCTTGTTTTGCACACATACGCTGTTAATTAGAAGAGATTTTGGATGAGGTTCCCTGTCTCTGACTCCTAATTTAATCAAATTTGTTTGGAGAAGACAGTCGATCACTTGTGAAGTTTTTCGGCCTGTTGGTTGAAAAGGAGAACTACGCTGATTTCACAATAACATATTCAGGTTCCTTAATACGGAGAGCCTTACTTGTAAAAGTGGCTGCATCGTCTTTCATGGCTTCAGATAAAGCTCAAGTCAAGTCTGAGAAAACAGACCTGCAGGAGTGGGTTTTTGATAAGATACCTGGCATCTTATTAACACAAGCTTAAGAGATCCTCAAATTTTGCAAAGTGAATTATGTAAATACACTTTAAAAGCTTTCACACTCTTGCAATGAGTGTGTCCATACCTGTGTTTTCAAGATGGGGCTGTGTAGTTTCCATTTATAATGATGATTTGGACGTTTCATTGTTTTACAAAATTTAGAATGATTCAAAtcaaactgtaatttaaaaCTAACAAACCGCTTCAGTGTAATTTTATTAAATTAGACTTTAGTCTTTTTGAGCATGCAATTTCATCATTCAGTGATGATGTCAAAAGTTTTCCTAAGTATAGAGAAATAAAGTATTTCTTTGTAACTGACTGACCTGAATCTAGATTATGTGTTTTCCCATAGTGGGCCGCTGTGGTAAACTTTCTGATAAATGTAAGCAAATAGAGGAAGCACTCACACCAGATGTATGTTGGGCTCTCTACCCACAACAGGCATCAGGGGGAATGCAGCCAGACACAGACAGCCCAGAAACCAGCTCGATGAACGGAACTACAAAGGGACAGAGACATGAGCCCACACAGTTAGACACAGTGTGTGAGCCGACAATTTAACAAACAAGGAATGTAGCTGTCAGTAGATTTATGATAAAGAAGTGCGAAAACCAAgcacagtgttaaaaaaatcttgcaaatctttgcatcatttatttttgtgtgtgtcattaaacCTGCGGATTTTCTTTATGTAATTGTAGTGATCCActaaagaaaagatgaaagattttAGAATTTGTTACACATTTTGTTATCAGGATAGAAAACTCAGCGCAGCATAGAATATGTGATATGCTACATGCAAAGCATTGACTTCATTCATCAGATCTTGTTCATCAGAATACTGGCTAAATTAATAAATCATATATCTAAACAAAGATAGAAAAGATTTCTTTTATGTCTATTTGGTCATTCTTATTGCATAATGTATTGATTGAGGTTATGACTCGATTTGCTACTAAAAATACATCAAGTTAAGTCCTCTGTGGGCAGGAAATTTTCCTATTGCGTTTACCTTCACCTTGTATTCCAAACTTCCTGGAAACTCAATATTTTCCATAACCTTTTCAGGggtggaaataaaaatatttttaaaaatatgtcttTCCTGGTGTACTGTGACTACAGGAGCCCCGATCTGTGGTGTGGTTACCTTGGCTTTTCCAAAAAGTCCGGAAAGAAAGggccagagagagaggacagccAGGCCCACAGTCAGCATGGCGCGATGGAAGAAACTCACCACCTGGGGGCAGCAAAGGAAAAACGGTCAGCCCTGGTGCGTACACTTTGAACAATCTGTATTTGGTACTGTCTGTTGAGATCAGCTAAATTAAGCTGTATCAGCAGGCTGAAGAAGAAATTTGTCTTTAAATGTACATTAGGGAACATTAAAGACACCCACCAGTAGCTCGATCCCGAATGCCACAAGCACAAAATAGccaaaacatttccacagtGGCAGAGAGGGAGCTGAACGAATCAAATCTGTTAGAGTCCCAGACCTAAAATTAATCATTAGAGAGCTTATTTTCCAGGggataaagaagaaaaaaacaagaaagaaaactgcaaagctagtttttttttaatcaatttacAAAGGTGAAACATGAACACCACTTCAGAGGATCTAATTAACAGCTCACTGCAGCTGTTGCAGACATAAATGAACAAGTATGTGTGAGGTAAATTACATCCAATTAAAAACTGTGACATTAATTGATTGTTGATATCTCCAGTAATGTGTTTTGATATTTGCTGACatcctgtgcctgtgtgtggtgTTTGCTCCATCACTCTCTGAGAACAGCACACAGGAATTATATACGTTTGGTTCATGACACTGTAATTTATGTGCgcaaatgtgtttcatgttttcagccaTTCTGTATTTTCTAAAAGAGTGTTACTCACTCTTTAAGGACAGAGTACCACACAGGGACAGGCAGCAGGCAGTAAATATAGTAGGTCACGGGGCTCCTTTGGATAAGCAGGAAGACAGTGATTaccagtgtcacacacacacacagcctcgcCAGAGTGTGACTGggaacctgcacacacacaaaggagaaaTACTAAACATGTAGCTTAACAAGACATTCAAGTTTTGTAAACTCGTTTTAGTGGAAACAATCTAGAGGCAAataaacctgcacacacacaaggagaaatACTAAACATGTAGCTTAACAAGACATTCAAGTTTTGTAAACTCGTTTTAGTGGAAACAATCTAGAGGCAAACCAGGATTGCAGTGAATGCCCTGACCTGTTTGAGGAGACTTGGGTGTCTGTTGAGGCTGGCATGAGTCTTCAGTATGACTAGGACAACATAGGAGGTCCAGCCTACAAATCCCAGCACCACACTGCAGCCCAGGAAGAACCTGTCGTAGGTGTGGTAGTAGATCAGGCCCTCCAGAGCATCGGATATCAGAGACTGGCACAGAGAGATCTgacaagagacagaggaggggggtgaAAATCAGTACTTTAGCAAAACTAAGTGTATCAAAATGGAAACGACACTTGGATGGGAAGTAATAATTCAAACTCAAACAAGGCGGACAGTTTTTCTGTTGAGGAGTGGCTTCATTTCTACTGCAACATCTCTTGCACAACACTGGTGTCTACATAGCTCACTGTGTAtgaacagcagctcagtgtagtagaataaatctaaaatctgacTTTAATTCATTTGTATGACTTTGAGTTAATTTGCCTACAAGAGACTCTCTTCCAAATACTCACAGCATCCTCATACTTCTCCAGCTGAATCAGTATTCTGGCCCTGTGGATGAATTCTGCTTGTTTTGACTCAGTCAGTCGTCTGGGAAAACATTGAGACAAAGCCATAAAGACTGAGTGCGTGAAATAGCATTTAAATGCGACCTTAACTAAATCAAGCACACTTCACTTGCCTTCATACTGACTCAACCATGATATTCTAAACAAGGAGTTTGCCTGCTTAATTTTAGCATTGGCCAGCAACAGAATAGATAAGAATCAGCAGCTGCCACCTTGTTAATATTCTGACAGAAAATATCTCCAGAGCTCACACAGGCATGACATGAATTTGGAACAATATgatcctgtaaaaaaaaaacaaaaccaagaaaaagtcagtttattttaaaagattgCAGCTATAAGAAATAATTAACGCTTTGGTACTTACTGATATGGcgtgaagaagaaagacaaagttGTCTCCTTTTTCTGGCTCATTTTCATCTGTAAAAACAGAGATGAATCATCATATATTTACATAACTGAATTAGTGTATTAAAGAACTTGCAGGAACAGGCATAAAACAATTCCATGTATATCAAACATATTAGTAaaatttcatcacattaaatCATATTGTTAATAATTTGTTACAACTGATAACTGAATAACTGATAACCATCAATTAAGTACAAAGagtttgttttactgttctTTGTGACGTAGTAATGATCAGTATGTCAGTAATAGTAGAACTGAGTGCTTTCCCACCTTGAACTGCTCTAGTATTTGAATAGCATTGGTGTACATGCTCTCTGCCTTGAACTGGTCACTGCTGTTCAGGTAGAGAAGAGGTAACACACCCTGAAGTgacagaaatgcaaataaagATGAACGTAAAACCCATAAAAACTTTACTGTGATATTTCGAGAAAACACTGTGGAATGAATGTGTGGATACATCATTTCTATTGATTGTCCTTTCAAATTCATTTGACAGTCTTGATGAAGCAGTGAATGCTTACACACAACTTCATAGGAGAAAGAAGACTAGAATATTTCCCTTGTATTTAGTTTATCTCTGGACTTACAACAGAGTTAACAGGGATGGGCACGCCAATGAGAGAAGCCATGAGGGTAGCGATGTCTGCCTGCagagaacaataaaacaaaaactgttttacaaGTTATTATTCTGTTATATTTGCTCTGTACATTTTAAATCCAGTGGTAATAACTGATAACAGCGACATCAGTAAAAAGCGTGATGGGCCTTACTTGATTGACGTCAACTCTGCGTAGGTGCTCCAGTTGCCAATCTGAGAGAAACAGTAAGGACAAAATCACCACAACAGTGTAGACCCAATAAAACATGGactgtaaaaattaaataacgagaatgtttttgaaaatacacTCTAAAAATATTAAGAATCGTAAGAGAACCTGGGCCCTAAACTGAAAATCTTGTTTGAGAGACTTTTAAGCAAGCAGCTGTGAGTTCAGTGCATGAGTTTAGCACCTTGTAGGTACCCATCAGTGTACGGCTGCGGTTCGGTCACTCTGTGGGAAGTCTGAACTCCGGCTCCCCACACCACTAAAGGTGTGAGCGTCTCTGAGGGATGGCCTGCACCGTGTGAACCtgcagacatacacatacatcaGCACGTGATGTGAATCAGTCCAGTAAATTCATATACTGAAGAGcacacttcattttcttttatagagagtaaaaatgcacacaaagacaatccAGAGTCTCACCCCAGTTTGTCATGCCATGATCAGAGGTGAACACATAAGCTGTTCTTCCATCATAACCAAAAAACTCT includes these proteins:
- the pign gene encoding GPI ethanolamine phosphate transferase 1 isoform X3; this encodes MRMITFFLIGLTVHVVFFLSIFDIYFTSPLVHGMTPQATPLTPPASRLVLVVADGLRADSLFTLLHNGSSRAPYLRSVIEERGTWGVSHTRVPTESRPGHVALIAGFYEDVSAIAKGWKENPVEFDSVFNESRHTWCWGSPDILPMFAKGASGDHVYTHTYPAEEEDFASTDASRLDSWVFTQVKSFFKSAKFNSSLRASLLEDKNIFFLHLLGIDTNGHAHRPMSQQYLDNIGLVDAGVAELVSVVEEFFGYDGRTAYVFTSDHGMTNWGSHGAGHPSETLTPLVVWGAGVQTSHRVTEPQPYTDGYLQDWQLEHLRRVDVNQADIATLMASLIGVPIPVNSVGVLPLLYLNSSDQFKAESMYTNAIQILEQFKMKMSQKKETTLSFFFTPYQRLTESKQAEFIHRARILIQLEKYEDAISLCQSLISDALEGLIYYHTYDRFFLGCSVVLGFVGWTSYVVLVILKTHASLNRHPSLLKQVPSHTLARLCVCVTLVITVFLLIQRSPVTYYIYCLLPVPVWYSVLKESGTLTDLIRSAPSLPLWKCFGYFVLVAFGIELLVVSFFHRAMLTVGLAVLSLWPFLSGLFGKAKVMENIEFPGSLEYKVKFRSSSWFLGCLCLAAFPLMPVVGREPNIHLVAGAGLLTLLTSACYLWSSRQRAPLQRSDRQQFVTQMLHVAVCACVPSITHSSLQQKQGLPLLNQIISWTTLASSMVVPLLSSTRLFHRLLSIFLSLTATYLLLSTGAEALFPPVLSWLMFVWINIEQEAMLYQGVSGRQELSTIDFSANIDITKIRQLKLDDIRRSYFFVFFIITAFFGTGNIASINSFDPASVYCFLTVFNPFIMGGLMMWKVIIPFIIVMCTFETIQVVTQLSSRSLFLIVLVISDLMALHFFFLVQDYGSWLDIGTSISHYVIVMSMTIFLMLLSVVTHIFTSQRLILWRRLKMHFP
- the pign gene encoding GPI ethanolamine phosphate transferase 1 isoform X1, with translation MSANTADTQTPLVGCGPRTMSAGAASGCHDRPSSVLTPKMRMITFFLIGLTVHVVFFLSIFDIYFTSPLVHGMTPQATPLTPPASRLVLVVADGLRADSLFTLLHNGSSRAPYLRSVIEERGTWGVSHTRVPTESRPGHVALIAGFYEDVSAIAKGWKENPVEFDSVFNESRHTWCWGSPDILPMFAKGASGDHVYTHTYPAEEEDFASTDASRLDSWVFTQVKSFFKSAKFNSSLRASLLEDKNIFFLHLLGIDTNGHAHRPMSQQYLDNIGLVDAGVAELVSVVEEFFGYDGRTAYVFTSDHGMTNWGSHGAGHPSETLTPLVVWGAGVQTSHRVTEPQPYTDGYLQDWQLEHLRRVDVNQADIATLMASLIGVPIPVNSVGVLPLLYLNSSDQFKAESMYTNAIQILEQFKMKMSQKKETTLSFFFTPYQRLTESKQAEFIHRARILIQLEKYEDAISLCQSLISDALEGLIYYHTYDRFFLGCSVVLGFVGWTSYVVLVILKTHASLNRHPSLLKQVPSHTLARLCVCVTLVITVFLLIQRSPVTYYIYCLLPVPVWYSVLKESGTLTDLIRSAPSLPLWKCFGYFVLVAFGIELLVVSFFHRAMLTVGLAVLSLWPFLSGLFGKAKVMENIEFPGSLEYKVKFRSSSWFLGCLCLAAFPLMPVVGREPNIHLVAGAGLLTLLTSACYLWSSRQRAPLQRSDRQQFVTQMLHVAVCACVPSITHSSLQQKQGLPLLNQIISWTTLASSMVVPLLSSTRLFHRLLSIFLSLTATYLLLSTGAEALFPPVLSWLMFVWINIEQEAMLYQGVSGRQELSTIDFSANIDITKIRQLKLDDIRRSYFFVFFIITAFFGTGNIASINSFDPASVYCFLTVFNPFIMGGLMMWKVIIPFIIVMCTFETIQVVTQLSSRSLFLIVLVISDLMALHFFFLVQDYGSWLDIGTSISHYVIVMSMTIFLMLLSVVTHIFTSQRLILWRRLKMHFP